One Streptomyces umbrinus genomic window, CAGACCCGACGGCTCGTGCCCGTCGGGCTGCCAGCGCGCGGTGGCGGTGACCGGCAGCACCCCGTACGGCTGCCTGCCGACCCGCAGAACAGGGAGCGGCCCCCGGGCCCGTACGTTCTCGTAGTAGTGGCGGCGCAGCCAGGACCGTTCGACGGTGAGCTCCGTACCTCCCCGGTCCTTCTCCAGGAGTTCGTCGAGGTAGAAGTCCCCGGTGGCGCTCCACAGGGCCATCTGCAGGGCGCGCGCGTCGGCCTGCTCCGGCTCGTCGGCCCCGGGCAGGGCCGTGAGCGCGGACACCGGAATGCCGAACGCGGCCGCGAGGCGGGAGCAGTTCGCCCACTCGTCGGGCGCTGCGGCGGGGCCGAAGGCACCGAGCAGCCGGTCCACGTCCGGGGGCGGCGGTGCGGAACCGGCCTCGTCCCGGGTGTTGTTGGTCGCCGTGCCCTGCCGCACGAATGCCGCCTCGCCGTCCCCGTCCCGGCCGGCCAGCAGTCGGGTGAGCCGTCCCGCCGAGGCCTCGGGGTCGAGGGAGCCGGACACCCCGAACGCGACCACCCGGGTGAGCAGTGGTTCCCTGGCCGGCTCGTAACCGTCCCGGTCCAGCAGCACGGTGACGGCGAGCCCCTTCTCCTCCGCCTCGGAGAACTTCGTCAGCCAGCGCAGCTCCGGGTCGAGGTGCGGTTCGCCCTCCTCGGGCGTCGCGTCCGGGTCGGGCCCGACCTGCACGACGTCCGGGACCGGCTTGCCCTCCTTCTCACCGACCAGCACATCGCCTTGATACGCCCGTACGACAAAGAGGTCCGGCAGGGTCGAGGCGGTCGCCGCCCGGTTCCAGCCTCGCCCGCGGACCGGGACCTCGGGCCAGGACGGCTCCAGATCCGGCGCGGAGTCGGACAGCGGCGACGGTGGCCGGGTGTCCGAGACGGGGGTGAGCAGCCGTACGAGCCAGCGGGCCCGCTGCGCACCGAGTGCGCCCGACAGCTGTCCCCAGGCGGCGAGGAGCAGCCGGGCCCGGTCCCCGTCCGCGTTGTCGCTGCGGCCGGCCCGCCACACCGTCCGCCAGTAGCGGCGGCCCTGCTGCACCTCACCGGCGGTGGGATGCGGTTCGTGCGACTCGACGTGAATGTCGTCGGGGAAGATCCGCACGAGCAGCTTGTCCTGGCCCTCGTCCCTCCGTACCCGGGTCTCCAGCCGCACGGGCAGGAGCAGCAGGGGCACTTCGGGGTCCAGGCCGGCGAGCAGCGGGGCGAACCCCGTCCCGGCGAAGGCGCGTACGCCCTCGTCCAGGGCGCCCCGGGCGGTGCCGAGGCGGGTGAAGGCGTGCTGCCGGTCGGTGGCGGTGGCCCGGGCGCCGAGGAGCGCACGGTGCTCCTCGGCCTCGGCCACGGCCCGGCGCAGTGCGCCGAGATCGGTCATGTGTCGTTCTCCTCAAGGGGACAGGAGTCGTGCGGCCGGCAGCACGACCCTGACGGGCTGCTGGAAACACTGGCGGGCGGTCCCGGCGGCGCTCGCGCCCCACACGAGACCGTCGTGGGCGACGTTGGGCCGCTGGTTCCCCGGGGCGTGGGTCGCGGCCAGATAGGCCTCCTTGGAGTCGAAGAGGTGACTCCAGTCGAGGTTGTTCCAGTCGTCCGCCGTGCTGGGGGTGTTGGGCGGTGGGCTGTAGGGGCGGCCCCAGATACCGGGCGTCGGAGGGTCGGTGAGCGCGTTGTCGGGCGGGTCGTCGAGCCCGAACCGCGGCTCGGTCGGCTGTTCCGCGATCACGAAGCACCAGGGCGAGGCGAGGAGTTCGGTCTTGGTGAGGTCGAAACCGATCATGGCCGTGTCGGGATCCAGGCCGCCCCGGAAGATCGGATGGCGGGCGTCGGCATCCTTCGGCTCGGTGCCGAGCAGCGGAGCCGCGTAGACGATCGCGCCGGGGTAGCGGCGCAGCAGGGCGCTGCGCAGCACCAGCACGACCCGGTCGGGCGGCGCGGTCACATGCGTCCCGAGCGTCAGGTCGCGCTTCCATGTGTGCAGGGGCGGCAGATCCGTCGCCTGCCCCCAGAACGAGGCGAAGTACGTGCCGCGTTGGTCGGTGGGGTACTCGCGCCAGCGCAGCTCGCGCGCGAACTCGTGGTTGGCCCCGACCATGTACGCGGCGACGAAGGGGGCGTTGGTGAGGGCGAGCACCGCCGTGTCGGCCGGAACGTGCTCGAGACCGGCGAACATCCACTCGTTGGACTGCGCGGACAGCGGGGGCCACATGGGGTCGGCGAAGACCGGCGCCCACTGCACCGGAACCTCCGGATCGGTGCCCGCGGGCCGCTCGACGAGGGTGTCGACCACGGCGGGCACGGTGACCGCCGGGTCCGTCAGATCCACGATCTTCTGCTGCGCCTGCTGAGCCGGGAACGGGTCCCGCGGCGGGACCGGCGGTGCGTGCGACGGGCCGAGCACCCTGTCGTGCGCCTGGACCACCATGTCCCTGACGTCCTCGGGGCGGGTGTCGAGCACGGCCGGGGCGGGCAGCAGATCGCCCTGCTTCGCCAGCGGGCCCGGGTGGGTGAACGCGCCGAGACCGAGGCTACCCGTCTCGTACCACTCGTCGACGAGGCCCTTGAGGCCGTCGGCCGTCCAGGGTTCCTGCTCGGGGCCGGGGCCCTCGCCGGTGACCCGCAGCACGCCGGAGCAGTCCGCCCACCACAGCTCGGTCGTCGGATCGGCGTCGCACCAGTCCCAGCTGCCCGGGCAGCCGCCCCGGAACGTGCCGTGGCGGTCGGCGGACTGCCAGGTTCCGGTGAAGACGCCGTCGGAGCTGATGTTCTCCGGGCTCCAGGTGCCGGTGCACACCCCCCGCCAGGTGCCGTGCTCCGTGCCGGACTCCCAGGTGCCGGTGTACAAGGCGATCCAGGTGGGGTCACCGCCGTCCTGCCCGGAGGCGTTGCTCCAGTTGCCCGCGTAGTCGCCCTTCCAGACGCCCGATCGCCCGGCGCCCATGTCCCAGCTGCCGGTGCACTTTCCATGCCACTCTCCCGCGGGGTCGCCCGCTTCCTCCCCGGTCCACAGCCCGTCGAACGCGCCGGTGAACCGTCCCGGGGCCGGGACGGTGGTGGACTCCCCGGTGAACAGACCCAGTCCGGCCGGACCGCTCCGGCCACTGGGGAAGACCAGGTCGCCGTGCGGGGTGACCTTCGTCCGCGCCAGGAAGTCCGCGGGAGCCTCGATCTCGGGCAGCGCCGACAGCCGGAACGCGCGGTTGAGCGCGCCGGCGGCCAGCGGGCGTGTGGCGCCGAGCTGCTCGGTGGTGACCGCGCGCTGCACGGAACGCTGGGTCGCCTCGCTCGCCACCCGCCGCCAGGCGTCCGGCGCCCCGTCCTCGGGCGCGAAGACCTCGCGTACCGCGGAGAGACGCTCCGGGGCCACGACCCGCTCCGGTGCGACGGCGAACGCCACCGCGCCGTCCGGATCCCGCCGGGGCACGGAGAGGCCGGTGGGGGAACCGGCGACGGAGGCGAGCACCGTGGCGAACGGCGGCTGCTGCGCGTCCGTCGACCGCCCGGCGATGAGCCCCACCCGCCGGCTGAGCACGCCCATCGGGCGCATCGCGCGGTGGAACTCCATGGTGGCCATGGCGTTCGGCAGCAGACTCGTCCGGATCGACGACCACAGCGTGGTGTCCGCGGTCAGCGCGAGACGGCTCTGCAGGGGTGTGGCCAGGCGCAGGACCTCGTCGGTGGAGAGCGGCCGTACGTGCCGCAGGTGCAGCCGCCCGGCGACCAGCCGGGCGAACCGGGCCAGTTCGAGCAGCCGGTTGGCGGCCCGTACGTCGGCGAGCTGCCGCCACGCCGAGGCCATGAGCCGCTCCTGGTCGGCCTGCACGGCCCGCGCGCCGAGCCCGGCGGCCACCCGCCAACGGGGGTCGAGGTTCAAGGTGTCGAGCCAGCCCGACGACGCCGGGGCGGCCCCCTTCGACAGCGCGTGGAAACCGCCGTACAGCGGGGGCAGGACATCGGGATCCTCGTCGCCCGTGCCGTCCGCCACCGGCACCAGCGCCTTCGCGAGCCGCTGCTGCCACTCGGCGCTCGGCTCGCCGACCGGCCACGGGTCGCGTGCCGGGGCGTTCGGGTCGCGCAGGGCGCTCTCCACCTCCTGGACGACGGGCCCGGGACCGGTCGCGAAGAGCCCGGGGCGGCTCACGTCGAGCGGCCGCCGGCCGGCCTTCGGCGGCAGCGGGCGGGCCCGCAGCCGGTCGGCCAGCGTCTCGAAGTCGCCGCCCTCGCCGGTGGAGAACGTCCAGGAGAAGTAGACCGGCAGCTCGCAGCGGGCCCCCGGAGTCCAGGCGGGCGCGAGATTCCCGCCGGCGACGTCCTTGCCGAGCCCGGCCAGCCGCCCCACCTCGAAGGAGGGGACCAGACAGGCGGTGTAGGCGGTGTGCGCCAGCAGCCGGCGAGGAGCGAGCAGCCGGGAGACCGACCGGCGGGGGTCGGTCTCGTGCCCCGGGAGGGTCTGTGCGTGGGCCCACAGGTGCAGTAAGGCCGGATCGGGCAGTTCGGTCCCGTCGACCCGCAGCACGGGCAGTTGGATGCCTGGCTCCCGCTGCGGCCGGCCCGCCGCGAACGGAACGCAGACCAGCGCGAGCCAGGGCCGCAGGGCGCCCGTCGGACCCGGCGCCAACGGGGTGAACAGCCAGGGAAGTTCGGCCCGTTCGAACTCCACCATCGGGAACTTGGTGGTCTCCGCGTCCGGTGTGCCGGGCAGCGGGAAGAGCCGCACGATCTCCTTGGGGTCGAGCGCCCGCACGTCGCCCGGCCCGTACAGCTGCAGTGCGGGGACCGGAACAGGCTGCGCGGGGCGGTCGTTCACCGAGGCGGTGGCCGCCAGCGAGCCCCGTACGGGCAGGGTGTTGACCAGGGTGTCGGGGTCGGCGAGCGAAGCGGCGGCCCCGACCCGCTGCCAGGACGCGAAGGTGTACGTGGTCATGGCCTCACCTCGTGTGCGGACACGACCTGGTACAGCGCGGACCGGCCCGACACGGTCCTCAGCTGGGCGGTGGCCTCGGTGAACGTGGCCGTCCGGACGAACCCGCCGGCCTCCTTGAGCGTGCCGGTCCCCACGATCGCGTACGTCCGCTCCTTCAGGACCGACGTGATCGGCGCAGTGGAGTACCGGCTGCGCAGTTCGTGCACGAGACTGCGGCCGACGGCCCCGAGGGGCAGTGCGGCCGTCAGCGCGGCGTCGGAGAGCACCCAGTGCGCGCCCGGGGTGATGACCGTGCCGCCGAGCCATTTGGTCTCGTACTCGACCGGCACCGAGTAACGGGGGGCAGCCGCCGAGGACGCGGGCGGGGTCAGCTCGCTGCCCGAGCGCAACCGCTCGAAGGCCGGCTGGGTGAGCTTCTCGTCGTCGGTCAGATCGAAGAAGTCGGCCCGTGCGAAGTCCTCCTCGACGGGCTTCACGTCGCCCGCCCCGGCGGAGAACGCGACCTTCACACCGAACTTCGCCGGCGTCGGCAGCCGGCCCGGTCCGAACCGGACCACCTCGGTGTCCAGGGGAACCGTGCGCTGGCTGAAGCGGAGCCGCCCGAGAGGGTGCAGCAGACGCCCCCCTGCGGCGGCGTCGTCGGAACGCAGCGACACCATTGTGCGTGCCCCCTCCGGGAGGACCGGTTCCCAGCTCCGGGGGTCCTTCAGGGCCTGTTCGAGGAGTCGGCCGACGTCCGGGGGCGGCGGGGCCTTGGCCTCGCCGGTGCAGTTCCAGCGTTCGTCGAAGGGGAAACTGACGTCGAAGAAGAGGATGGACACGCTGGCGCGGCCGGCGACGTGCCAGCAGGGCGTCGGCCCCTCCACGTCGACGCGCAGCCCGACCGAACACAGGGTTTCCCCGGCGAAGCGCAGCGCGAAGGAGCCGGCGAGGTCGAGCATGACGCCGAAGCTGGGCTCCCAGCGCACCAGGGCGTCGAAGGAGAGCCGCCCGGACACCCCGGTGCGGCTGGAACCGATGACCGCGGAGAGCTCGGCGCCCGCCTGGACGGTGCCGGGGGTGAGGGCGAAGTAGCCGCTGAAGACGATCCGCAGCAGCGGGCTGTCCGCGATCGGGATCGTGAGGCGCTTGGGCGTCGGAAAGCCCGCGGGCGGGGTGAACCGGGGGTGGAAGCCGCCGGCGCTCAGGATGAACGTAGCGTCCTGCCCGCTCTTGGCCCGCAGCGCGAGACCGCCCTCAATCGAGGCGGTCAGCAGCCGGGAACCCGCCAGGTTGGCGTTGATCTCGACCAGCCCGTTCGCCGCGTCCACGACCCCCGCGACCGAGGCGCGCAGATCGAGGATCGGAGCCTGCGGGGCGGGCAGCGCGACCCTGAGCCGGCCGAGGATCCCCACCACACCGCTGGGCAGCTCGAGGACCACCCCGACATCCGCGGTGAGGAAGGAGACCGGACGGCCCCAGCCGACCCGGAACATCGGGCCCACGACGGTGCTTCCCGAGCGGGCCGGGAACACCGCGCCCAGCGAGGCCAGGATGCGAGGCGCCGCGGCAGCCGCGTCCGCGGGGAAGAGCAGGTCGTCCAGGTGACCGGACTGGACGACCTCAGCGAGGCCCGCCCGGTCGAGCGCGCGGCCGATGCCGAGAAGACCACCGACGGCGTTCAGCGTGAAGGCGAGGCCCAGTTCGATGGCCGGAGTGAACTCGGCGCTCATCGCGACCAGGACCGACACCGGCCGGGTGTCCAGGATCCCGAAGGCCTGCACCTCGACGACGCCGAGGCTGAGCGACAGCGCCCCCCGGTACTGACCGTCGTGCTCGGCGAGGAACCCGCCGCCCTTGGCGGGGCCGACGGCGAGGGTCAGCCCGAGGCCCTTCGGCGGAACCAGAGCCGCCGTGTACCCCGTGCCCGCCGGGCGGACCTCAAGACCCGCGCCGTCCACCGCCGCGTCCGCGAGACCGAGCAGCGACGCCCGGAAGGACGCGTCGAGCCGCAGTCCGCCGTTCTGGGCGGACACGTACAGCGAGGGCGCGCGCACCCCGGAGGGCGCCCCGCTCAGGGGGACCGCGATACCCCTGCCGCTGCCGCCGCCGTCCAGGCGCAGTCCCCCCTTGCCGAGCGTGGCGCCCAGTCGGCCCTTGAGGACGAGGCCGCCGGGGACGAGGAGCTTCAGCAGCGCGTGGTCGGTGAGCGCGAAGTCGACACCGTCGGCCCGGAAGGTCAGCGAGGAGGTGTCGGGCGCGGCGGACGGCAGGGAGAGCACGAGACTGACCCCGTCGCGTACGGCCAGGCCGGGTACGAGAGGGAGCGCGCCGGTGAGGACGAGGGAAAGGTCGATCTTAGGGGGCAGGGCCCCGACAAGGGGGTTTTCCACGCCACCCGGCCCAGCTGTGAGGACCTGGTCGATAGCCAGCGCCCATCCCGGCGGGGACTGTCTGACGGCCGTCCGCAGCAGGTCGACGAGGACCGGCCACACGTCGCCCGGGGCCGCCACGTGCGGCAGGGCGAACCGTACGAGCAGCGCGTCCGCCGTCAGCGCGTCACTGGGCAGCCCGAGCGCCTGCGCGAGCCGCTTCCTGCGGTCGGCCGGGGACAGACCGGAGAGGAGCGGGAGCACCGGGTCGAGTCCCGCGCGGAGTTCGGCCGCCAACTGCGGCAATGGGCTTGCCATCAGCGGGCCGTGGGGAGATGGGGGACGTTCATCTGATCGGCACCGTTCTCCGCCCACGGGTCACCGGGTGACTCTGGAACCGAGGCGGATGGGGATCGGGAACACCCCCGACGCTATCCCCGCCCGAGGACCGGCGCGCGGCCACGAATCGCGGGACGCCCCCGGTCCGGTGCGGAATTCACCCGACCAGCAGAGGCCTGCCCCGGACCGTCGTCGGCGCGACGCCGTTCTCGCGGGGTTGGCCGGCGGCAACGCCGGAACAGGCGCTCCTGGTCGCCGAGGTGGCCCGGGAACGGTCCGGATCTTGCGGGGGACCGCGAAGGCCAGATCAGACCCAGATGCTTGGCCACTGCCGGGACCAGGACTCGGCGCGATGGGAAGCGGCTACTGAAGACGGTGCCGCCAGGCCGATCGCGAGATCCCCTTCAGTCCAGAGCAGGCGACGGTGAAGCAGCTCTGCCAGCGCTCCCTCGGCATCCTCCTCGCACAGGGCACCGGCCTCGACCAGTCCATGAGTGATACGCCCGATGTTGAGCGGCCGCTCATCGAGTTCTTGGTAGAGCAACGAGGCGGCTTGCGACAGTGTGTAGGTGTGCGGGTCCGTGTCGAAGCGGCTGTCGTTGATCACCAAGGCGGCGCCCACCTGCGTCCACGAGAGTTCGACGAACCGCTCGCGGTGCTGCTTCTTCCAGTGGTCGATCTGCGTTCGGAGCTGGCCGTAGGCAAGATCGAGATCAGGTGCGTACTCGAAGTTCCGCTGGAAATAGTAGGCGTACTCGTCCAAGGAGAATCCCGTTTTGTCCAGGAATGCCCTGGAGAGGAGTACGTCGTAGCACTCGTGATGGACTGCGCGCTGCGTGAGGCCGAATCGAGCGGG contains:
- a CDS encoding DUF6603 domain-containing protein, giving the protein MASPLPQLAAELRAGLDPVLPLLSGLSPADRRKRLAQALGLPSDALTADALLVRFALPHVAAPGDVWPVLVDLLRTAVRQSPPGWALAIDQVLTAGPGGVENPLVGALPPKIDLSLVLTGALPLVPGLAVRDGVSLVLSLPSAAPDTSSLTFRADGVDFALTDHALLKLLVPGGLVLKGRLGATLGKGGLRLDGGGSGRGIAVPLSGAPSGVRAPSLYVSAQNGGLRLDASFRASLLGLADAAVDGAGLEVRPAGTGYTAALVPPKGLGLTLAVGPAKGGGFLAEHDGQYRGALSLSLGVVEVQAFGILDTRPVSVLVAMSAEFTPAIELGLAFTLNAVGGLLGIGRALDRAGLAEVVQSGHLDDLLFPADAAAAAPRILASLGAVFPARSGSTVVGPMFRVGWGRPVSFLTADVGVVLELPSGVVGILGRLRVALPAPQAPILDLRASVAGVVDAANGLVEINANLAGSRLLTASIEGGLALRAKSGQDATFILSAGGFHPRFTPPAGFPTPKRLTIPIADSPLLRIVFSGYFALTPGTVQAGAELSAVIGSSRTGVSGRLSFDALVRWEPSFGVMLDLAGSFALRFAGETLCSVGLRVDVEGPTPCWHVAGRASVSILFFDVSFPFDERWNCTGEAKAPPPPDVGRLLEQALKDPRSWEPVLPEGARTMVSLRSDDAAAGGRLLHPLGRLRFSQRTVPLDTEVVRFGPGRLPTPAKFGVKVAFSAGAGDVKPVEEDFARADFFDLTDDEKLTQPAFERLRSGSELTPPASSAAAPRYSVPVEYETKWLGGTVITPGAHWVLSDAALTAALPLGAVGRSLVHELRSRYSTAPITSVLKERTYAIVGTGTLKEAGGFVRTATFTEATAQLRTVSGRSALYQVVSAHEVRP